Proteins from a single region of Acidianus ambivalens:
- a CDS encoding ribosome biogenesis/translation initiation ATPase RLI: MSMRVAVINYDFCKPDKCNLECIRFCPINRSGSKAIELSEIVKGKPVIYEETCIGCGICVKKCPYEAISIVNLPDKLSGEIIHRYKINGFELFGLPILKQGYIIGILGKNGTGKSTILRILSGELIPNFGAPNAKLSYDDVLNKFKGKEIYDYFYKLYNKNLKVVHKIQYIEYVGRMLKGNVNELLNKIDERGKIDEVRELLSMQNMWNKSVQTLSGGELQKFLVAAALLREADVYVFDEPSSYLDVRERLNMAKGIRELTKDKYVAVVDHDLIVLDYLTDLVSIIYGESSVYGRVSKLYSARTGINNFLNGYLPAENVKFRQDEIKFMLKELTDLDFSKNVKIRIKWSKIKKNLSDFSLDIEEGDAREGEVIGIVGPNGIGKTTFMRILVNEITPDYGYVMPEGLRMSYKPQKLIPEYDGTVQQYLENVSKDILSTSSWFFEEVIRKLNLHRILESEVKDLSGGELQKLYVAGALAKEADIYVLDEPSSYLDVEERYIVAKAIKRITRERKAVTFLVDHDLAIHDYISDRIMVFTGIPGKEGHGKSPTSLRKGMNEFLKEMQITFRRDADTGRPRVNKLGSYLDRLQKERNEYYSLEVSRD; this comes from the coding sequence ATGTCAATGAGAGTTGCAGTAATAAATTACGATTTTTGTAAACCCGACAAGTGTAATCTAGAATGCATAAGGTTTTGTCCAATCAATAGGTCAGGCAGCAAGGCTATAGAACTTTCTGAGATAGTTAAAGGTAAGCCAGTTATTTATGAGGAAACATGCATAGGTTGTGGCATTTGTGTAAAAAAATGCCCTTATGAGGCAATATCAATTGTTAACTTACCAGATAAACTGTCAGGAGAAATTATTCATAGATACAAGATTAATGGATTTGAATTATTTGGTTTACCTATATTAAAGCAAGGCTATATAATTGGTATATTAGGCAAAAACGGTACTGGAAAGAGTACTATATTAAGGATATTAAGTGGAGAATTAATTCCTAATTTTGGAGCTCCTAATGCTAAGCTTAGTTACGATGATGTTTTGAATAAGTTTAAAGGTAAGGAAATATATGATTATTTCTACAAATTATATAATAAAAATCTGAAAGTTGTTCATAAGATTCAGTATATTGAATATGTTGGTAGAATGCTCAAAGGAAATGTGAATGAGCTTCTGAATAAAATAGACGAGAGGGGCAAAATTGATGAGGTAAGAGAGCTTCTTTCTATGCAAAATATGTGGAATAAGTCAGTTCAAACTCTTAGCGGAGGAGAACTTCAGAAATTTCTAGTTGCAGCTGCATTGCTTCGTGAAGCTGACGTTTACGTGTTTGATGAGCCTTCATCATATTTAGATGTTAGAGAGAGACTAAACATGGCTAAAGGCATAAGGGAGCTTACAAAAGATAAGTACGTTGCAGTAGTAGATCACGATCTTATTGTATTAGATTACCTTACGGATTTAGTATCTATAATATATGGTGAGAGTAGCGTATATGGTAGAGTGTCAAAATTATATTCCGCTAGAACTGGAATTAATAATTTCTTAAATGGGTATCTTCCCGCAGAGAACGTAAAATTTAGGCAAGATGAGATAAAATTTATGCTTAAAGAGCTTACAGATCTGGATTTCTCTAAAAACGTAAAAATTAGAATAAAATGGTCTAAAATAAAAAAGAATCTTTCTGACTTTTCACTTGATATTGAAGAAGGAGATGCGAGAGAAGGTGAAGTAATAGGCATTGTAGGTCCAAATGGTATAGGAAAAACTACGTTCATGAGAATACTAGTTAATGAAATAACTCCGGATTATGGTTATGTAATGCCAGAAGGTTTAAGAATGTCATATAAGCCACAGAAACTTATTCCAGAATACGATGGTACTGTGCAACAATATCTAGAAAACGTGAGTAAAGATATCCTATCAACATCATCATGGTTTTTTGAAGAAGTAATAAGAAAATTGAATTTACATAGAATTCTGGAATCTGAAGTTAAAGATCTCAGCGGCGGGGAGCTTCAAAAGCTTTATGTAGCAGGAGCATTAGCTAAAGAGGCAGACATTTATGTTTTAGATGAACCTTCATCATATTTAGATGTAGAAGAACGTTATATAGTAGCTAAAGCAATAAAGAGGATAACACGCGAAAGGAAAGCAGTAACGTTTTTAGTTGATCATGATTTAGCGATTCATGATTATATTTCTGATAGAATAATGGTATTTACTGGAATTCCTGGTAAAGAGGGGCATGGTAAATCTCCTACTAGCTTAAGAAAAGGTATGAATGAATTTCTTAAAGAAATGCAGATTACTTTTAGGAGAGACGCTGACACTGGAAGGCCGAGGGTTAATAAATTAGGAAGTTACTTAGATAGGTTACAAAAAGAAAGGAACGAGTATTATTCCTTAGAAGTTAGTAGAGATTAG
- the fbp gene encoding fructose-1,6-bisphosphate aldolase/phosphatase has protein sequence MKTTISVIKADIGSLAGHHVVHPDTMAAANKVLAEAKKNGVIIDYYITNVGDDMELIMTHNRGELDTKVHETAWDAFKEATKVAKDLGLYAAGQDLLSDTFSGNLKGMGPGIAEMEIEERPAEPIAIFMADKTEPGAFNYPQYKMFADPFNTAGLVIDPTMHEGYKFEILDVYAGESVTLNAPEEIYDILALIGTPSQYVIRRVYRKADNMIASVTSIERLNLLAGKYVGKDDPVMIVRVQHGFPALGEVLEAFSFPYLVPGWMRGSHYGPLMPVSQRDARATRFDGPPRLIGLGFNVKNGRLVGPSDLFDDPAFDETRRLAEQIADYMRRHGPFMPHRLEPTEMEYTTLPLIQQKLKARFKKEAGVAEAKKSIYEKQVEGGD, from the coding sequence ATGAAGACCACAATAAGCGTAATTAAAGCAGATATAGGAAGTTTAGCTGGGCATCATGTAGTCCATCCAGATACTATGGCTGCAGCAAACAAAGTGCTAGCTGAGGCTAAAAAAAATGGTGTAATAATAGATTATTATATAACGAATGTCGGAGATGATATGGAACTTATTATGACTCATAATAGAGGTGAATTAGATACTAAAGTTCATGAAACTGCTTGGGATGCGTTTAAAGAAGCTACTAAGGTAGCTAAAGATCTTGGATTATATGCTGCAGGGCAAGATTTACTATCTGATACATTTTCTGGAAACTTAAAGGGAATGGGTCCAGGAATAGCAGAGATGGAAATAGAAGAAAGGCCTGCAGAACCTATAGCAATTTTTATGGCAGATAAGACAGAACCTGGAGCATTCAATTACCCCCAATATAAAATGTTTGCTGATCCATTTAATACTGCAGGTTTAGTTATAGATCCAACTATGCATGAAGGTTATAAATTTGAAATTTTAGACGTTTATGCAGGAGAATCTGTAACACTTAACGCTCCAGAGGAAATTTATGATATATTAGCATTAATTGGAACTCCTTCTCAATACGTCATCAGAAGAGTCTATAGGAAAGCAGATAATATGATAGCGTCAGTTACATCAATAGAAAGATTAAATCTCTTAGCAGGAAAATACGTAGGAAAAGACGACCCTGTTATGATCGTTAGAGTTCAACATGGTTTTCCTGCATTAGGTGAAGTGCTAGAAGCTTTCTCTTTCCCATATTTAGTTCCAGGATGGATGAGAGGAAGCCATTATGGTCCTTTAATGCCAGTTTCGCAAAGAGATGCCAGAGCAACTAGATTTGACGGCCCTCCAAGATTAATAGGATTAGGATTCAATGTTAAAAATGGAAGACTAGTAGGTCCTAGCGACTTATTTGATGATCCGGCTTTTGATGAAACAAGAAGATTAGCAGAACAAATAGCAGACTATATGAGGAGACACGGTCCATTTATGCCGCATAGACTAGAACCTACTGAAATGGAATATACTACTTTACCTCTAATTCAACAGAAATTAAAAGCTAGATTTAAGAAAGAAGCTGGAGTAGCAGAAGCAAAGAAAAGCATATATGAAAAACAAGTTGAAGGAGGAGACTAA
- a CDS encoding 30S ribosomal protein S17e: MGNIYTRDIKRIAAEIYEKYKDEVTTDYSKNKEVVKKYIDVYSKKVRNRIAGYLTRYAKRMSSQKSVSEGEVVEESE; the protein is encoded by the coding sequence ATGGGAAATATATATACTAGGGATATTAAGAGGATTGCTGCAGAAATTTATGAGAAATATAAGGATGAAGTAACCACTGACTATTCAAAGAATAAAGAAGTAGTTAAGAAATATATTGATGTATACTCTAAAAAAGTTAGGAATAGGATTGCAGGATATTTAACTAGATATGCCAAAAGAATGAGCTCTCAAAAGTCTGTATCTGAAGGGGAGGTAGTAGAAGAGAGTGAGTAA
- a CDS encoding ubiquitin, with amino-acid sequence MSKVIFFGPLVQAFNSKEIEVKGEDVLQVLKNIDKKGIILDLDNNTIRPGYIILINGIDWRIKGGKITDNDLIQVIPINHGG; translated from the coding sequence GTGAGTAAAGTAATATTTTTTGGCCCATTAGTTCAAGCCTTTAATAGTAAAGAAATAGAAGTTAAAGGAGAAGACGTTCTTCAAGTTTTAAAGAATATTGATAAGAAGGGAATTATTTTAGATTTGGATAATAATACTATAAGACCTGGATATATAATATTAATTAACGGCATAGATTGGAGAATTAAAGGTGGTAAAATTACTGATAATGATCTTATACAAGTAATTCCTATTAACCATGGAGGATAA
- a CDS encoding ATP-binding protein produces MNFNKIGPIALFILGFGLILLQYHLIYIYKFNSVYFVLIVPILISFIIIFLRKKNIISNILVKNNIFIIKSNNASIIGIAFRILGKQDINNSDNNLQKELDNLVDVLSRKSDNIKYSIVTYIYNRRKSSALIMFKECKKENYTMCETEVLQEYEILKKLAESIAPHIALEPIKVSYETLPIPNDFGNLTYVRVFEKQYEIPKSENIQVDYDIELGYVITSSLAKIPIGIRSNDVFRHIGIFGTTGSGKSNTAAIIASQLASKGFNVIILDWHGEYINKLKDFKIYNESNPLRLNILKLYNLEETVEIFQDVLELTDPQRYILYIILSELRKYKRFSLSTLYDAVSRIKDEYTWIKDVKLALLRRMNPILYRPVRLLLISNINMEDELANNNKIIIDLSFIPDISVRRLYALFIIRAITDIYIKRKINNKPTLIVLEEAQNYFNNSNNEMVSRLLNEIRKFGIGLCIITQSPSSVSPDVVKNTNIKIIHAIKSNIDKKIIVDSLALDPNLSNILDKLDIGDAIISAPNIKQPTLIKIKEI; encoded by the coding sequence ATGAATTTTAATAAGATAGGTCCTATTGCCCTATTTATACTTGGGTTTGGTTTAATATTATTACAATATCATTTAATATATATATATAAATTTAATTCAGTATATTTTGTCCTTATCGTACCTATATTAATTTCATTTATTATAATATTTCTAAGAAAAAAGAATATTATATCAAACATATTAGTCAAAAATAATATATTTATTATTAAGTCAAATAACGCTAGCATAATAGGTATAGCTTTTAGAATTTTAGGTAAGCAGGATATAAATAATTCAGATAATAATTTGCAAAAGGAATTAGACAATTTAGTTGATGTATTAAGCAGGAAATCTGACAATATAAAATATAGTATAGTCACATATATTTATAATAGACGTAAATCTTCTGCTTTAATTATGTTTAAAGAATGTAAAAAGGAAAACTATACGATGTGTGAAACAGAAGTGCTTCAAGAATATGAAATACTAAAAAAATTGGCAGAATCTATTGCTCCGCATATAGCCTTAGAGCCTATAAAGGTAAGTTATGAAACATTACCTATACCTAATGATTTTGGTAATTTAACATATGTCCGAGTTTTTGAAAAGCAATATGAAATACCTAAATCAGAGAATATTCAAGTAGACTACGATATTGAATTAGGTTACGTGATAACATCATCTTTAGCTAAAATTCCTATAGGTATACGAAGTAACGACGTCTTTAGGCATATAGGAATATTTGGTACTACTGGCAGCGGAAAATCTAATACTGCAGCCATAATAGCTTCTCAATTAGCAAGTAAAGGGTTCAATGTCATAATTTTAGATTGGCATGGTGAATATATAAATAAGTTAAAGGATTTTAAAATATATAATGAATCAAATCCATTGAGGCTTAATATTCTAAAACTATATAATTTAGAAGAAACTGTTGAAATCTTTCAAGATGTTCTTGAGCTTACCGATCCCCAAAGATATATACTATATATAATCCTTTCCGAACTAAGAAAATATAAGAGATTTTCTCTCTCTACGTTATACGACGCAGTCTCAAGAATAAAGGACGAGTATACTTGGATTAAAGATGTAAAGCTAGCATTACTTAGAAGAATGAATCCTATACTTTATAGACCAGTAAGACTTCTGCTAATTTCTAACATTAACATGGAAGACGAACTTGCTAACAATAATAAAATAATCATAGACTTAAGTTTTATACCAGATATATCAGTAAGGAGGTTATATGCATTATTTATAATTCGTGCAATTACAGACATTTACATAAAGCGAAAGATAAATAACAAACCAACTTTGATTGTACTGGAAGAAGCTCAAAACTACTTTAATAATAGTAATAATGAAATGGTCAGTAGATTACTTAATGAGATACGAAAATTTGGAATAGGACTATGTATTATTACTCAGAGTCCCTCATCAGTTTCCCCAGATGTAGTTAAAAATACTAATATAAAAATAATTCATGCGATAAAATCAAATATAGATAAAAAAATAATCGTAGATTCACTTGCGTTAGACCCTAACTTATCCAATATCCTGGATAAGTTAGACATAGGTGACGCTATAATTTCTGCACCAAATATAAAACAACCAACATTAATAAAAATTAAAGAAATTTAG
- the thsB gene encoding thermosome subunit beta: MSSTATVATTPEGIPVIILKEGSSRTYGKEAVRLNIAAVKAVEEALKSTYGPRGMDKMLVDSLGDITITNDGATILDKMDLQHPAAKLLVQIAKGQDEETADGTKTAVILAGELVKKAEDLLYKDIHPTIIISGYKKAEEVALKTIQEMAQPVSINDTDLLKKVAMTSLSSKSVAGAREYLADIVVKAVTQVSELRGDKWYVDLDNIQIVKKAGGGINDTQLVYGIIVDKEVVHPGMPKRIENAKIALLDASLEAEKPELDAEIRINDPSQMQKFLEEEDNLLKEKVDKIAATGANVVICQKGIDEVAQSYLAKKGILAVRRAKKSDLEKLARATGGRVVSNIDELSPQDLGYAALVEERKVGEDKMVFVEGAKNPKAISILIRGGLERVVDETERALRDALGTVADVIKDGRAVAGGGAIEIEIAKALRKYAPQVGGKEQLAIEAYASALESLVMILIENAGFDPIDLLMKLRSAHENENNKWVGVDLYTGQPVDMWQKGVIDPALVKMNAIKAATEAVTLILRIDDLVAAGKKSTSSGSESKSGESKPSEED, from the coding sequence ATGTCATCCACAGCTACTGTAGCTACTACTCCTGAAGGAATTCCTGTAATAATTTTAAAGGAAGGTTCTTCAAGAACCTATGGAAAAGAAGCAGTCCGATTAAACATTGCAGCAGTTAAAGCTGTAGAAGAAGCCCTAAAAAGTACATATGGCCCTAGAGGAATGGATAAGATGCTCGTGGACAGCTTAGGCGACATCACAATAACAAATGATGGAGCTACTATATTAGATAAAATGGATCTTCAGCACCCTGCAGCTAAGCTGTTAGTACAAATTGCAAAAGGTCAAGATGAAGAAACTGCTGATGGAACTAAAACTGCAGTAATATTAGCAGGTGAACTCGTTAAGAAAGCTGAAGACTTATTGTACAAAGATATTCACCCCACAATAATTATAAGTGGTTATAAGAAAGCTGAAGAAGTAGCACTAAAGACAATTCAAGAGATGGCACAACCAGTTAGTATAAATGATACTGACTTACTTAAGAAGGTTGCAATGACTTCACTAAGCAGCAAATCAGTAGCGGGTGCAAGAGAATATTTAGCCGACATCGTAGTAAAAGCAGTAACGCAGGTCTCAGAATTAAGAGGAGATAAGTGGTATGTAGATCTAGATAATATTCAAATAGTAAAGAAAGCCGGAGGAGGAATTAACGATACACAATTAGTATATGGAATAATTGTAGATAAAGAAGTAGTACATCCAGGAATGCCAAAGAGAATAGAAAATGCAAAAATAGCGTTACTTGATGCCTCATTAGAAGCTGAAAAGCCTGAACTTGATGCAGAGATAAGAATTAATGATCCCTCACAAATGCAGAAATTCTTAGAAGAGGAAGATAATTTGCTAAAAGAAAAGGTAGATAAGATAGCGGCCACTGGAGCTAACGTAGTAATATGCCAAAAAGGAATTGATGAGGTAGCACAGTCATATTTAGCAAAGAAGGGTATACTAGCAGTAAGAAGAGCTAAGAAGAGTGACTTAGAAAAACTAGCTAGAGCAACTGGAGGAAGAGTAGTTTCTAATATTGACGAATTAAGCCCACAAGATCTTGGATATGCTGCACTTGTAGAAGAAAGAAAGGTTGGAGAAGATAAAATGGTATTTGTAGAAGGCGCAAAGAATCCTAAAGCCATAAGCATACTAATAAGAGGAGGATTAGAGAGAGTTGTAGACGAAACTGAAAGAGCATTAAGAGATGCATTAGGAACTGTAGCAGATGTAATTAAAGATGGAAGAGCAGTAGCAGGAGGAGGTGCAATAGAAATAGAGATAGCCAAAGCGTTAAGGAAATACGCTCCACAAGTAGGAGGTAAAGAACAATTGGCAATCGAAGCATACGCATCAGCATTAGAAAGTCTAGTAATGATACTTATAGAGAATGCAGGTTTTGATCCAATAGATTTATTAATGAAACTAAGAAGCGCACATGAAAACGAGAATAATAAGTGGGTAGGTGTAGATTTGTACACAGGACAGCCAGTAGATATGTGGCAAAAAGGAGTAATAGATCCAGCATTAGTTAAAATGAATGCAATTAAAGCTGCAACTGAAGCAGTAACATTAATACTTAGAATAGACGATTTAGTAGCAGCAGGTAAGAAATCAACATCCTCTGGAAGCGAATCCAAGAGTGGAGAAAGCAAACCATCAGAAGAAGACTAA
- a CDS encoding TFIIB-type zinc ribbon-containing protein translates to MQCPYCNSKDLIWDTMHGNIICSSCGSVIDTLYDYSQIGTSEEIIDLNKGFSERKETRNFIKLTETISNKFRIFNNKENMKFITEDGELALSLLNMDKKVYKIYEFLEKNGIFSGRKIKIRVALSFYIAGYRCRKMKNILEKLHINEKYFRKITYKLPKELKYMNKELLD, encoded by the coding sequence ATGCAATGTCCATACTGTAACTCAAAGGATCTAATATGGGATACTATGCATGGAAATATAATTTGTTCCTCATGCGGAAGTGTAATTGATACGCTTTACGATTATTCTCAAATAGGTACCTCTGAAGAGATAATAGATTTAAATAAAGGCTTTTCAGAAAGAAAGGAAACAAGAAATTTCATAAAATTAACAGAAACAATATCAAATAAATTTAGAATATTCAACAATAAGGAAAACATGAAATTTATAACTGAAGATGGAGAATTAGCGTTAAGCCTACTCAATATGGATAAAAAAGTGTATAAAATATATGAATTTCTAGAAAAAAATGGAATATTCAGTGGTAGAAAAATAAAAATAAGAGTTGCTTTAAGTTTTTATATAGCAGGATATAGATGTAGAAAAATGAAAAATATTTTAGAAAAATTACATATAAATGAAAAATATTTTAGAAAAATTACATATAAACTGCCTAAAGAGCTAAAATACATGAATAAAGAATTATTAGATTAA
- the hisS gene encoding histidine--tRNA ligase: MVSYEPLRGMKDYFGEDAEKIRYIEDQFSKIVKKSGYIEAITPILEEFELFALKGGEELRNTMYTFVDKGGREVALRPEFTPSIVRLFLNSMQHLPKPIRLYYIGTVYRYDEPQFGRYREFRQAGIEMLGESSINADLEVLSILWEFFKKINLENITIKINNIAIYRELFSMLKMSEDQEDHLLHLIDKGNKDSVIEYLSKISEYKILNIIREMLYNSISKESDFIELIKDLNNERSKVLENQISRLFKIYEILAKLNVPIKIDLSLVRGLAYYTGVIFEVAHPSVSFSIAGGGRYDNLVQLYGGPSTPSIGFAIGVERVLSVLQNLKIKDNFRKIAIIPLNENVIDYALKVLFILHENDIPAILNTKNISLSKIIPNLLDMNINIAIIIGENEKMENKVSIKDLTTRQQSSISLNELLSYIRQII, translated from the coding sequence ATGGTATCTTATGAACCTTTGAGAGGAATGAAAGACTATTTTGGTGAAGACGCTGAAAAAATCAGATATATTGAGGATCAATTTTCTAAAATTGTAAAAAAATCAGGATATATTGAAGCTATAACACCTATTCTTGAGGAATTCGAATTATTTGCATTAAAGGGCGGAGAAGAGTTAAGAAATACAATGTACACATTTGTTGATAAAGGTGGAAGAGAAGTAGCCTTAAGACCAGAATTCACACCTAGCATAGTAAGATTATTTCTAAACTCTATGCAACATTTGCCTAAGCCAATTAGATTATATTATATTGGGACTGTTTATAGGTATGATGAACCTCAGTTTGGTAGATATAGGGAATTCAGACAAGCCGGAATAGAAATGCTGGGTGAATCTTCAATTAATGCTGATTTAGAAGTTTTAAGTATATTATGGGAATTTTTTAAGAAAATCAATTTGGAAAATATTACTATAAAAATAAATAATATAGCAATATATAGAGAACTTTTTTCAATGTTAAAAATGTCTGAGGATCAAGAAGATCATTTATTACATTTAATCGATAAAGGAAATAAAGATTCTGTAATAGAATATTTATCTAAAATTTCAGAATATAAAATTCTAAATATAATAAGGGAAATGCTATATAATTCTATATCTAAAGAATCGGATTTTATTGAGCTAATCAAAGATTTGAATAATGAGCGTTCAAAAGTTTTAGAAAATCAAATTTCAAGACTTTTTAAAATTTATGAAATCTTAGCTAAGCTTAATGTTCCAATAAAAATCGACTTATCACTAGTAAGAGGTTTAGCATATTATACTGGAGTAATCTTTGAGGTAGCTCATCCTTCAGTCTCTTTTAGTATTGCTGGAGGTGGAAGGTATGATAATTTGGTGCAACTCTATGGCGGACCATCTACACCTTCTATAGGTTTTGCAATAGGAGTAGAAAGAGTTTTGAGTGTTTTACAAAATTTAAAAATAAAAGATAATTTTAGAAAAATAGCAATAATTCCTCTAAACGAAAATGTAATTGACTATGCACTTAAAGTTCTTTTCATCTTACATGAAAATGATATTCCTGCAATATTGAACACAAAAAATATTTCATTATCGAAGATAATACCAAATTTACTGGATATGAATATAAATATAGCCATTATTATTGGAGAAAATGAGAAAATGGAAAATAAAGTTTCAATAAAAGATCTAACAACAAGACAGCAAAGTTCAATATCGCTTAACGAGCTTTTGTCTTACATAAGGCAAATAATTTAA
- the psmB gene encoding archaeal proteasome endopeptidase complex subunit beta has product MEELPSTAVGIKLNDGVILAAERRLSYGGYVLSKSAKKVHIIGRFGIAGAGLFGDLQALTRIMNAEIKYYELYNEKPISTKAAAKLLSIILYQYKYMPFISEILFAGVDNGIPQLYVLDPLGSLLDDVYAAVGSGARVAIGVLEAEYDQNMSLDKGKEIAIKSIKASIERDVTSGDGIDILILDKSGKTYTEYIPY; this is encoded by the coding sequence ATGGAAGAGTTACCCTCAACTGCAGTAGGAATAAAGTTAAACGATGGCGTAATCTTAGCCGCTGAACGTAGGTTAAGTTATGGAGGCTACGTTCTAAGTAAATCTGCTAAAAAGGTTCATATAATAGGCAGATTTGGAATAGCTGGTGCAGGACTTTTTGGAGATTTACAAGCTTTAACTAGGATAATGAATGCTGAAATAAAATACTATGAATTATATAATGAGAAGCCTATATCCACTAAAGCAGCAGCGAAATTATTATCTATTATATTATATCAATACAAATATATGCCATTTATTTCTGAAATTCTATTTGCTGGTGTCGATAACGGAATTCCTCAATTATATGTCTTAGATCCATTAGGTTCTCTTTTAGATGATGTATATGCAGCAGTAGGTTCTGGAGCTAGAGTTGCCATAGGCGTTCTTGAAGCAGAATACGATCAAAATATGTCATTAGATAAAGGCAAAGAAATAGCAATAAAGTCTATTAAAGCATCTATAGAAAGAGATGTAACTTCTGGAGATGGTATTGATATCTTGATATTGGATAAGTCTGGAAAAACATATACAGAATATATTCCTTATTAA
- a CDS encoding DNA-directed RNA polymerase subunit G produces the protein MQRINYEFNEEGTITSIQKGVLRDLYVVNIKCQDININLDVTSEINIFNNNEKVNVIISRSKPSFTQNDFCGHGYIVTEKEKINQNKKTYITIISLFGLLVKIESDSSFLNKYGFNIMDHIYFCVIKS, from the coding sequence TTGCAACGCATAAATTATGAGTTTAATGAAGAAGGAACAATAACGTCTATTCAAAAGGGCGTACTTAGAGATTTATATGTAGTAAACATAAAATGTCAAGATATTAATATAAATTTAGATGTTACATCAGAGATCAATATTTTTAATAATAATGAAAAGGTTAATGTTATAATATCTAGGTCAAAGCCTAGTTTTACACAGAACGATTTTTGTGGACACGGATATATAGTTACAGAGAAAGAGAAAATTAACCAAAATAAAAAGACGTATATTACAATAATATCTTTATTTGGTCTACTAGTTAAAATAGAAAGCGATTCAAGCTTTCTTAATAAATATGGATTTAATATAATGGATCACATATATTTCTGCGTAATAAAATCGTAA
- a CDS encoding Lsm family RNA-binding protein, with the protein MSISRRVVYDINSLIDKTVIIKLTNGKTYTGQLSSFEIDPFMVSISNAKDNENNVYYKAIINGSIISEILIKNAPIFDVKEFASLIEKSLNLRPGDIKVYEEAGVITVLEKIKVTENGVEGSGPLAQRIYDLFNEYVEKKKRETSR; encoded by the coding sequence ATGAGTATAAGTCGTAGAGTAGTTTATGATATAAATTCATTAATAGATAAAACTGTAATAATAAAATTAACTAATGGAAAAACGTATACTGGCCAATTATCGTCTTTTGAAATAGATCCTTTTATGGTAAGTATATCAAATGCTAAAGATAATGAAAACAATGTTTATTATAAAGCTATAATAAATGGTAGTATTATTTCAGAGATTCTAATAAAGAACGCTCCAATTTTTGACGTAAAGGAGTTCGCTAGTCTAATAGAAAAGTCCTTAAATTTAAGGCCTGGCGATATTAAAGTTTATGAAGAAGCAGGAGTTATAACTGTCCTAGAGAAAATTAAAGTAACAGAAAACGGTGTTGAAGGTAGTGGACCTCTTGCCCAAAGAATTTATGACCTATTTAATGAGTATGTAGAAAAGAAAAAGAGAGAGACTTCAAGATGA